ataaatatgatgtaaaaatttatattgatttgaaataaattaaaataatttttatgttttgtgctatcaaattttccgcagttagatttaacttttgactattttcacccgttaaattatactgttcaaccaataactcactcaaccttagagagccacatcattctaaccgtacatttttttatccaaaagccgaaaacctaatagcaccaatagcttagtGCTATTGCTAGTTTTTACACTTTAGCTAGTAAACTGCACCTGGAGATGTGGAGGACTTAATGGAGAAGATAAGATTAAAGCACATGACACGATCCAGGATTAACAacataaaagatttttttttttttttgcaatttagcccttttaaaatttataatttacaaaaCAATTCTATAAAGATTTTATTTGAAAGACAGAAGAATAATCGAAAAATGGATAATCGGTTACAATCGacaatataatttaaaaggCCGTAAACTATTTACCGTCTTTTTCTTAATAAAGAacgtaataaataatttattgttctgTTTTTCGTATATAATCTCAAAAATCACCTCATTTTTGTCCAAGCCAATTTGGCAAAATGAGAATTAGCtggctaaataaaatttataagggTCATTTAGCAAATTAGAAATTTGTACGGGattattgtataaaaaaaggaaaagaaaatcgCAACAGAAACCGGTGCATCGAGTGTACGGATGAACCGGGCGCACGCGAGAATTTCATGACCCGGGCCCCGAAATAGATACCGTGCACTGGAGCAGGCCCTCTATAAATAGAGCGACCACCCCACGTCCTCTCCCCCAACTCGAAACGCTCGCTCCCCaacctcctctcctcctcctccttcatggacggcgacgccgccgccgccgccgccaacgccACCGCAGACGCCGACGCCGGCAGAGACGCCGGCGGCGACTGGCGATCAAAGATCCGCCCGGATGGGCGGGCGAAGATCGTTGACCAAATGTAAAACTTTCACCGATTCtctttcttcttgttcttcttcgtgattgatatttttttcttcttcttcttagtgaTTAATTGCTTGATTGCTTGGTCATGGTGGTGGTTGATTGGATTGGGCCTTTGGCGAGTGAGATCATCGATTCTTGATTAGTAGGTTTCTTCTGGTGAGAAGAAGAATATTATCTGAACGAAGGGATTTGATGAACTAGTTAACCTTGAGTTGGATCCTCCCACATTGGTCTCTTTGTAATGACAGTTCTttgaaaactagggttttgaaaAGAAAGTAATCTCCTAACACaggcatttttttctttttcttttttttttcccttcttgaGATCACTTAATCTTGAACTTCAAATAagtttcattttattatttgacaCTCTAAACTTTTGATTGATGCTAAAATTTACGATCATTGGTATTATTATTAATCGTTACGAAAAATTTTCTGAGTGCACCCTATGCGTCTGTACATCTGACCACTGCAACTTTTTCTCTATTTAGAAATCTGATGATTAGACTGAAACTATGAGACAGATGAAGGGCTGATGACATAGTTATAAATGCACCTAGTGCAGACAACAATTTTTCTCCTAAGGTAACGGCCAAAGCAAAACACTTTTGAAAGTTCGAGAAGTAAAGTGAAACTTGGCTAGAAGTTTGGGAACTAGCAGCGCAATTCACctatatatttctctaatttgCTTGATTGCTGAGAAGATACGTTACTTCAGTAGCAATTTACCTATGGCTGAAATCTCCAATACTCTGGGTTTTATCAACTCGACAGCAAGGTTCCTCGAAGAAGATGGTAGAAGTGCAATTTATTAATATCTACTAGCTAGGAATGTTTTTATCCGTCGAAAGAAATAGTTTTCAGTTTATCTTCGTAAGATCACATTTAtcttcttataatttttttcttagtaTCTACGCTGTTTTGTACTTTCATTCAGTAGCTTTTGTATGTTGCTTATAGCttctaaataatattttcgCCAACGGATTTTACATAAATATGTTTCTGTGCACAGAATTGGCAAACTGAAGATGCATACGCAGAACAGTGTACCTGAGGCGCTCAGAGCTATTGCTAGTAAAGTCGAAGAGAAGCACTTTACTACTGCTACTAGTCAGGTTTGTTCTCTAACTTTTCCTGACATAAAGAGTATCATACATTATGCTGTGGGTAGCAAATATTCGTAGCTTGTTTTTGCTGTAAAGGGACACATACGCGATCTCGTGTATGACGCATATGCATGCTTACCCCGACAAACACTGTTCTATGTAACTTCTGTATTGGTATCCTATTTGGAGAACTGAGGAGGTTCACTTTAGGTGATAAATCATAGAGAAAATCAGCATAACTATATTAAGAGATAAGAAGACAATGTGTATGCATGTTTTACAACTTAATATTATCTTCATAGCCAAAACTATGAACATAGATAAAATTATGTTTAGATACATCAGTCATGAAGTACTCAAGCTTGaaatagtttgaatttaaattcttgTCAATCTATAATTGTGAAACCTTTAAATATGAAGCTGCTTTTGTTGAACTGATTGAGAATTTTAAAAGCAGTACTACATCGGAGTACTATTTATCGGagtacttaattaattttccaAGCTGGTCTggtcctttcattttctttatcaGCAAATATATGATATTGATTCTTTTAGCTACTGCAGCGCTGTTCACTCTTTTAACCCTGGTGACTTCTCCTTTCATACTCTTTTATGAACCTAAATCTGTGGCTAACTAATTGTATTAGGTTTACAGCTGGAACTCCTATATAGATTCTTTCATCACTGATCAATGAAAGACTAATCTTAATTTCCTTTTACTCTGTTAAATTAATGTCACTCATGACGCCTAACCATTTTCCGTTCTTTTGGTTTTCCAGAATGATTACTTGAGAAAAATATCTTTGAAAATGAAGGCACTAGATGACATGATTCAGAAGGATGCTTCGACCAGTCCATCAACGTCAAATCTTTTTTCAGAAAGCCAAATACCTCCAAATAAAGGTATCCGTGCGAACATTCTGAGCACTTCTTATGCAATGCAAAATTGAACAGCCAAACTTGAATCCATGCTTCAATGACCTGAGAATATGTTATTCAACAATTGGTAGCTCCATTGGTTGAACCATGGATGCATATGTGAAAGCCCACTTATACTGTTAAATACAGAATTCAGATAAGCCCCCACAAGTTATTTGCATTTAAGATGTAATGCGCTTAAAGTTTCATTGTAGAAATTCCAAGTTCTGCAATTTGGTCCTGGAACATTTCAGATACATTGATTAGAGCCTAAACTTACCCAAATTCTGTGTTGTCATTCCTTTGTTGGTTTTCTTGAGAATATATCTCTGAGTGACCACAATTGATTAAATTGATGATTTTATCCATTATTTACCATACAAGTCAAGTTTAACAAAGGCAGTTGAGAGGCGTAAAGAGTCTGTTTAGACGACTTTTGAAATTTCATGTTCTAGTGCGAAGATGCCTCccgtttaaaaaatatatcttagGACAAAGCTGTCATGATTTGATGTTCTTAAGCTTTTATGTCAATTTTCAAAATGCTCCACCTTAACTTGCATGAATATTCAAGCAACCTCAGTAAAGGTAAGCCCTAGTAGTAATATGTTGCTCTGTATTCTTATCTACAGTCTCTTCGCAAACTCAGGGCCTGTTTGGTCCTGTGTTAATGACTATTGCTGCCCACTCCATTCTGGGTCACCATTCTAGTTCAAGCTTTCGTAACCAAACTCTGACTATAATGAACTTATATAAAGGCTGCTGAGCTGCTGTATTTCTTGTTTCGATAATGTCATTCTTCAATTCAGCTTAGTTGTTAAATTTCTGAAACGCATTAAGTTGGCATTAACAGTAGCATAGCCAAGAGTTTAGACTCTGTGCGTAGGTTATAAGCTGCAACATCATCTACTTGTTTAGCCTTTGAGACATGGTATGCAGATTatgctttcttttattttgtgctATTATTTCTGACAAGCTTCATATTATTAAGAAGTACAAAGATTCTTGAAATGgcaaatatttgaattttataattgtGCTATTAATTTGGTGCTCTCTTATAGGCTTTAAACTTACGATTATTATGCTTTGATTTTTCTCACTACAAAAATACGTCTTCAACCTTGATGTATTTCCCTGACAGCAGAAGTTGGTGCAAAGTCACAAGTTAGTAATCAATGGCAATTGCATGCAATTCCCAAGGTTGAGCAATCTCCAGTAAATGCCCCACTTCTGCCACAGAATTTTCAGAAAAACTCTCCAACAGAGTCCGTAAATAGGCCTATCAATCACACCTCTATTCCAGCCATTTTAGGGCCTAATGTATCCACCATAACCGGCTCTCAAAATTCTTTTGTACAGTCACAAGTTAGTAATCAGGGACAACCCCTTGCTGTGCCTAAGGTTGAGCATTCTCCTGAGAACACTCCACTTACACCTCAGAATTTTCGGAAAATTACCGACTCTCTAACTGTGCACGGAACTAGCTTTAGTCCAAATTGTAACATGCGGTGCGCACCTGTTGTTCTACGAAATTCTCCAAACAGATCTTTAGGTCAAGATGAAGTACCAAATAGCAACACTGTACAAAGACAGGTTCAGAATTCGCACTTCTATGCAAACCATACTAGGCAGTTACCTATGCAGAATAGTAGACACCAATCTCTTTTGCAATCGAACATGCAACAGCAACCGCCTCGAGAACATTTCTCATTGTTGCCAAATCAATTTCAGTCTCCTCATCAATCTTTCATGGATTCAAACTTCAACCTTAGGCAAAATCAAGTTCGACAAGTTATACCATCTTCCATTCACGAACACCTACAGTCCACTTCAGTTGGGAGGCAACACCATGCACCACTAAATTTTGGTCAGTTAAGGTCCAGTTCTGTTCGGAGACAATCCATTTCTACTCCTCAAAAGTCTATTATGCCATCGCGTGAGCAGTTAATAGGCCAGCGGTCCAACATTTCAAATATGCAACAGAGGCAGTTGCTTGGACAACAAAATGGAGTCTTGATTTTCTCAGATATACACAAGAACTGTCAAAACTCAGCAGATAATCTGGGGGTAACTAATGCTGTACCACAACTACAAACTCATCAGCCGTCTCTGATGTTGTTGGAATCACAATCTCAGAAGACTCGACACCAGCCATCTCAGCAGCAATTGTATTCAGACATTCAGACAATGATGCAGTTGCAGCGAGAATCGGCTATGCACCAGCAACCAGATTCTTTGAAACAAGAGACCGATGATCCTCAGAGTTCAGATTCTGTGCTTCGACCGCAAAACATTATTGAGGACAACAAACAATCTATTCCGTCAAATGCAGAGACTCTAGTGGCATCATCTAGTTGTAAGTAGTTAAACTTGGAGCCTTCAAAGAAAACAAGTTATACTTAGAAGTGTTTGTTCAAACTTGTATGTGCCATCTCAATCTGTTAGCTCTTTCCTGGTTTCTTAGCTTTCTTGCTTTACTTATTTACAGCACCTGTTGATACTGCAACTCAGATGGAAAGTGCAACTCAATTGGATTGGCAAGAGGATCTTTATCAAAaggttaattttcttttcttttgatattaGGTCCAGTATCATAGTTTTACTTCCTCCAGTTTTAGAACATTTCTTCTTGCCAAGTTTAGGGAGTTATGTTGGCATTTAACTTTTGCTAGATTAATTTTCTCAAGGAAGCCATTCTCCTCAGAGAAGGAATTAATGAGATATCATATATCTCTCTCATCCCCTTGAAGAGGAGACTCTTTATGGTTGTGCTTCGCCTTGAGGTCACTAAGCcttaaattacttttttttctttttgttaactTCATCAGTTAGGTCCAGAAACCCAAGGATTCTGTGATCTCAGTTCTCAGTTAATAAGGTGATCGATCAGCAGATCAATTTAGTTGGCCTTGGTTGTGTGGATATTCATAACACCAAAAGTATAACAAAACTTAGTTTGGCATCTTGTTTAATTGCTATCAATAGTGCCAGTTTCATATTAAGCTGCTTAGCCAGTTTCATATTAAGCTGCTTAAATGAAAAACTCTATGCACAGGGAGTTTGGATTTGAATGTTGAGCTTTGAACCTATTTGCAAAAAGTTGATGAGCGCATGCTTGAGATTATGAAGTCGATACTTGAGAATGATCCTGTTAAACAACTTGTTTTTGTATCACATGTATATGAATTTTCCAGAACCATACTAATTTGATGACTTTCTTTAATTGCAGATCCAGTCCATGAAGGAGATGTACTTCGGAGAACTTAAGCATCTACATCAAAAATTCTCTCTACTGATTCAGCaggttttgtttttctttttaaaattacttaaatttaCTTTCTAAGAGAATAATGAAGGTCTGGAGTGTTGAGACTGTACCGGTCCATGATTAGGAATGATAAGTACTGCATCCTGCTCTGGTTGTGTTATCGGTGCATGCTGCTATGCACTGTGAATCCACAATATATTGCAGCATGCACATTCGTATCCTAGAATATATATAAGCGAAAAATCACGTTAAATCTAGTTCTCTTCTTCAAGGCATTCAGTAGATTAATCTAATTAGAATCTCCATGTCTTATTGGCTTCCAGGATGAAGGTTTAATATTGTCCTCACCCCAAGCAGAACGGTTTAACAAATTGAGACAGTTCAAGTGCGTAACGGAGTTGTGTCTAAAGTCTCTACTAATATCGAAGAGCAGGATTGATCTTGCATTTAGGGGAAACTTCGCTAAACTGGAGAGGCAAATATCAGGTTTAATTAACTTAAACAGGAATAGAAAATCTGTTCCTTCACAGCCTGCTTCTACTTCGGATCCAAATCATGAAAGTTCCTTCACCAAATTATGCCATGCAAATACCTTGCATTTGCAGCCGAGCAGAATAGCTTCCTCGCCACATTCCGATAATTCATCTCAACAGACCAATTCATTTCGTCAGAATTCGTTAAATACCTTGCAATCTAATATTAGTCCCCTGCAACGTTCTAGCGCCCTACAGAATGAGAATTTGAAGGGGCAGTCACAACAGCAAAATACAGAACTGCTGCTGCAGCAACAAAAAAAGCAGCAGCTGCCACAGCAGCAGTTTCACCAACAACATAAGCAGCAGCAATCTACGAATTTAGCAATACATCAAATTCCGCAGTCTAGTAATGGTGAAGATGAGCCGGGAATAAGACAAGGTGAAGGCCTCAAATCAGACAAATGTGATAATTATCATCACCATGCACTAAACATGAGTTCTTGTCTGCCAACTTCTACTTCTCAGAATCAGCACACTCCGATGTTACATTTTCCAAAAGGGGACTCATCCTTCTATGCACCTTCAACATTAAAAGAAACTGAGAAAACTTCCGGTACTTCAGCAGTACCAAGTGTTGCAAATTGTAGGCATAATTTAACAACGGTGGCTTCGCAGCAAACCCAACCAAATGGTGTCACCACACTTGGCGGGATATCATCTTCTCCATTGCTTTCAAATTTTTCCAGTTCTGAGGAGAATAAGCCTTCAGTTATAGATGATACTAATGGACCTGAAAAACCAATAAATCGCTTGATTAAGTCAGTAAGTTATCGCATTTGATTTCTTTCagctattttttatttcctgATAACTAAATGTCTCAGCAAGAATTCTATAGTATATCATTGAACACAATATGCTTATTGTTTTGAAATCTCAGTGTGTGCATCATACTGTTATGATGTGCATAATTGTTCATATTTATAGCGCTTTCTTGATCTTTTATAATATACTAAAATTATATTTCCATTCTGAACTTTATAATCTACTACTATTTGTTGTATCTTTGATAAACTTTtagaaaagcaaaaaatcaaTATCGTGGACTAGTTGACTATTAATATTCGTCAGTTATGAGATTGAATTTTTAGGCATCAATtggaataattatttataacttgAGTGCATTAATAAAGGTGTAAAAATGTTTACAAAGTAATCATAAGCACTTCAAGTTGGAAAGAATGTTGAGAGGTTTGTTACTGAGTGCTGTGCCTTCTTTAGTAATCTTGATTACAGGTTGAAATAATAACTACCAATGTTTTGACATGTATAATGTtgcatttttgttgattttagaacCATAATCAAGTTCCGACTATTTCAGGTACAATCAATGTCACCAGAGGTGCTTCACTCCGTAGTTGACGATATTTTAGGCGTTGGTAACCTGACTGGCAGAATAGCAGGTTCGGCACCAGGCTGTATTTCTAGACCTAGACCTTCTCTTGGTAAAAATCTAGCTGTGATCACAAAGCGCCATTTGCAAGACCAACAGTTCTCTTCACAacagagaaagaagatgaagcGCGATATTACTTCCGTTGCATCGAGTTTTGTTTCATCAACTGGCGGAAAGAGTGATGGCTTGGATGAGTCCTATAGTGTTGTTACATCCGAATCAGAGTCTGCTGCATCTACCTGTTCCAAGCGACGGAAAATTGCGGTGCGTCCTAATGCAcaatattttcttatttgtaAATCATGTGATGATTTGCATAAATGACATTTTTTATATGTCATGTAGTCATGTTCACtgattattcttaaaaaaaaaaattaccacaTTAAACCTTCGTTGTTATGCATTCTACACCAACTCTTATTTGCAAGTCTTAACCTTACCTCTTAATCTCGATAattatatttactatatatttttttctctttttagtttttgtttcCTATTTTGAAGGAATGTCAATAAATTAGTACTTTTTCTCTTCAAGTGGAGTTGATAAACAACATGAACTACTTGAGATCGTCATGCAGGCTGGCCACGCTTTGGTTGATGAGATCCGAGAAATAAATCGACTATTGATTGACACAGTGCTTAGCATAAGCAATGAGGATAAAGATTTCAATGATGCTGCATCCAAAGGACATGAAGGAACAATCATCAAACTGTCCTTCAGCGCGGTGTCCATTAGCCCAAGCTTGAAATCACATCTTGCTTCATCTCAGCCGGTagtcttaattttaaaaagatacaggtaaataaaatgatatattcACAGATTTCCCTCAGTAGTAATATAATGTTTCTATGTTTGCAGTCTCTAATCATGCCTTTGAGATTGCTTGTTCCTGCTAATTATCCCAAATGTTCTCCCATAGTTCTAGACAATCCGCTTGGCGAAGAAAGGTAAATCAAATTCACTTTCTGTTTCAAGCTTACAGAATGCACAGGCTTTTaaaaaagcagaagcttcaatttgaaCTTCTACTTCTGATGTAGTAGGAAGCTGTTGAAAAGACTAAATGAAAAGCAGTTGGTACTTGTTTGAATAGCTCTGCTCTGACAGAACTTCTACTGAAGCGCCAGCCGAGCTAAACAAGCCTATAATAATTGGTCTCACAATAAAGAACTTTTTTCGATTCCGGCACTTCTTTCTAACAATTAAACTTGCAGCATAAAATCAGGAGATCTTTCAACCCGGATGCAGTCGAGGTTCAGCATGTATCTGTGTTGCCTCTCACAGCCGATGTCGCTCCGAGCAATCGCGAAAGGTTGGGATGCATGTGCGCGGAAAGTAATAGAAGAGTATGCTCTCCAGAATGGAGGAGGTACTTTCAGCTCAAGATTTGGTGGCTGGCAGAGTTGTATGCCACTGCATGACAAGTTAACTTAGGATGCCATGTGCTCAATCCAAATCATTCGAGTCTCATGGTTGCTATTTTCAGACAGGATGCCTAAAGAGAAGGTGATCTTGTCATTTCTTGACTGAACTAGTGTACATATGCAAGGTGTAGTGTTTATGTGAATATGACTACCTATAGAAGTGCTTTGCTTTCGTTTTGTTTTCCTAATAGGGAGAATGGGCTTATGATTGTAGAGAAGATGGGTTCAAAGCCGAAAAGATACATTTCTACTCTTTAAGTTTCAAAATAGTTGCATTTGGAAAATACATTTCTACTCTGTTCGCATTATATAGTGTTTGCATACCAATACTCTATTTATGCATCATGCTTCATTTTTACATGAATTTCATGATTCATGTATTACCTTCAGTTTGAAAATGCCGATATTTTAATGACCGAGAGATTTAGTTTTGCCCTTCTGTTTACGAGTAAAACACtttaaagataaatata
This genomic interval from Ananas comosus cultivar F153 linkage group 8, ASM154086v1, whole genome shotgun sequence contains the following:
- the LOC109714076 gene encoding mediator of RNA polymerase II transcription subunit 15a-like, giving the protein MHTQNSVPEALRAIASKVEEKHFTTATSQNDYLRKISLKMKALDDMIQKDASTSPSTSNLFSESQIPPNKEVGAKSQVSNQWQLHAIPKVEQSPVNAPLLPQNFQKNSPTESVNRPINHTSIPAILGPNVSTITGSQNSFVQSQVSNQGQPLAVPKVEHSPENTPLTPQNFRKITDSLTVHGTSFSPNCNMRCAPVVLRNSPNRSLGQDEVPNSNTVQRQVQNSHFYANHTRQLPMQNSRHQSLLQSNMQQQPPREHFSLLPNQFQSPHQSFMDSNFNLRQNQVRQVIPSSIHEHLQSTSVGRQHHAPLNFGQLRSSSVRRQSISTPQKSIMPSREQLIGQRSNISNMQQRQLLGQQNGVLIFSDIHKNCQNSADNLGVTNAVPQLQTHQPSLMLLESQSQKTRHQPSQQQLYSDIQTMMQLQRESAMHQQPDSLKQETDDPQSSDSVLRPQNIIEDNKQSIPSNAETLVASSSSPVDTATQMESATQLDWQEDLYQKIQSMKEMYFGELKHLHQKFSLLIQQDEGLILSSPQAERFNKLRQFKCVTELCLKSLLISKSRIDLAFRGNFAKLERQISGLINLNRNRKSVPSQPASTSDPNHESSFTKLCHANTLHLQPSRIASSPHSDNSSQQTNSFRQNSLNTLQSNISPLQRSSALQNENLKGQSQQQNTELLLQQQKKQQLPQQQFHQQHKQQQSTNLAIHQIPQSSNGEDEPGIRQGEGLKSDKCDNYHHHALNMSSCLPTSTSQNQHTPMLHFPKGDSSFYAPSTLKETEKTSGTSAVPSVANCRHNLTTVASQQTQPNGVTTLGGISSSPLLSNFSSSEENKPSVIDDTNGPEKPINRLIKSVQSMSPEVLHSVVDDILGVGNLTGRIAGSAPGCISRPRPSLGKNLAVITKRHLQDQQFSSQQRKKMKRDITSVASSFVSSTGGKSDGLDESYSVVTSESESAASTCSKRRKIAAGHALVDEIREINRLLIDTVLSISNEDKDFNDAASKGHEGTIIKLSFSAVSISPSLKSHLASSQPSLIMPLRLLVPANYPKCSPIVLDNPLGEESIKSGDLSTRMQSRFSMYLCCLSQPMSLRAIAKGWDACARKVIEEYALQNGGGTFSSRFGGWQSCMPLHDKLT